The Blastocatellia bacterium genome has a segment encoding these proteins:
- a CDS encoding formate dehydrogenase subunit gamma yields MTTSVEQFDERARRGFGRLGRTTVHEGELLRHPVYTRFLHWTVAIFFFLALLSGLAIYSPWMFRWLTPLFGGGPMTRFLHPWFGLGLVIVYFFQFLNWLRLMRWTAADRKWLGRLPEYVKGTDAVEPEYVGFFNGGQKLQFWEIVIGAGVLLITGLFMWFPEVFGRLAVAIGYVLHDLSALIMLGGIWIHIYLSTVGQPGTLRAMTRGAVTRAWAWTHHPAWYRDATGRDPREDYQRAVERQRRQRESHPGEPAAGPPPREP; encoded by the coding sequence ATGACAACCTCGGTTGAGCAATTCGATGAGCGGGCGCGGCGCGGCTTCGGTCGTCTCGGGCGCACGACGGTGCATGAAGGCGAGTTGTTGCGCCATCCCGTCTACACGCGCTTCCTGCACTGGACGGTGGCGATCTTCTTCTTCCTGGCGCTGCTTTCGGGGCTGGCGATCTATTCGCCCTGGATGTTCCGCTGGCTAACGCCGCTGTTCGGCGGCGGGCCGATGACGCGATTCTTGCACCCGTGGTTTGGGCTAGGATTGGTCATCGTCTACTTCTTTCAGTTTTTGAACTGGCTTCGACTGATGCGTTGGACGGCGGCTGACCGCAAGTGGCTCGGCCGCCTGCCGGAATACGTCAAGGGCACTGATGCGGTCGAGCCGGAGTACGTCGGCTTTTTCAACGGCGGCCAGAAGCTACAATTCTGGGAGATCGTCATCGGCGCGGGCGTCCTGCTGATCACCGGCCTGTTCATGTGGTTCCCGGAAGTCTTCGGACGCCTTGCGGTCGCCATCGGCTATGTGCTGCATGACCTCTCGGCATTAATTATGCTGGGCGGCATCTGGATTCACATCTACCTGAGCACGGTCGGGCAGCCGGGGACGCTCAGGGCGATGACCCGCGGCGCGGTGACGCGCGCCTGGGCGTGGACGCATCATCCGGCATGGTATAGGGACGCGACCGGGCGCGACCCGCGCGAAGATTACCAGCGTGCCGTCGAGCGTCAACGCCGGCAGCGCGAAAGCCACCCCGGCGAGCCCGCCGCCGGCCCACCGCCGCGCGAGCCCTAG
- a CDS encoding glycosyltransferase, with protein MDYQRHLLSDYDVYFLLTGSEAWQPLALFHRDQLISSSVAIEELVARDFQFALFVGFKGNAFTRQLVAQIPSFCLTDTHPRDDLPDPLFKGIMTHRSTSPHKDTLLLGACYNSDIFSPDRRQEEFILSVARIHPDKNQLELVSGYKERIYEKYGLPLYLVGGVGDADYFQHVGQYIDQVSVRSTIDPQAPLAKTAWRPPEQVASLCNRARLFVMASPKESFCIALIEALACGTTCVINGNYWGFDEADIMPHVYGNTTAKRGPILDLLDKALSRDIRLDGSAWAKKFSLKETRKPLLDFIHDRL; from the coding sequence TTGGACTATCAACGCCACCTGTTGTCGGATTACGATGTTTATTTTCTGCTGACCGGCTCGGAAGCCTGGCAGCCGCTCGCCTTATTTCACCGGGACCAGCTCATCTCAAGCAGCGTCGCCATCGAAGAATTAGTGGCCCGTGATTTTCAATTTGCCCTGTTCGTCGGCTTCAAGGGGAATGCGTTCACGCGCCAGCTGGTCGCTCAAATCCCTTCCTTCTGTCTGACTGATACGCACCCGCGAGACGATCTGCCCGACCCCCTGTTCAAGGGGATTATGACGCACCGCAGCACCAGCCCGCATAAAGACACGCTGCTTTTGGGCGCTTGTTATAACTCGGATATTTTCTCCCCCGACCGGCGGCAGGAAGAGTTTATTTTATCCGTTGCCCGTATCCACCCGGATAAGAATCAACTGGAATTGGTCAGTGGCTACAAAGAGCGGATATACGAAAAATACGGCCTGCCCTTGTACCTGGTGGGCGGCGTCGGCGACGCGGATTATTTCCAGCACGTAGGCCAATACATCGATCAAGTCAGCGTTCGGTCAACCATAGACCCCCAGGCGCCGTTGGCCAAGACCGCCTGGAGACCTCCTGAACAAGTCGCCTCTCTCTGTAACCGCGCCAGGCTATTCGTCATGGCTTCGCCGAAAGAGAGCTTCTGTATCGCGTTAATCGAGGCCCTGGCCTGTGGGACGACTTGTGTAATCAATGGCAATTACTGGGGCTTTGACGAAGCCGACATCATGCCGCACGTTTATGGCAACACCACCGCAAAGCGGGGCCCGATCCTTGACTTGCTGGACAAGGCATTGAGCCGCGACATCCGCCTGGATGGCTCGGCATGGGCGAAGAAGTTTTCGCTGAAAGAAACCAGAAAGCCGCTCCTGGACTTTATCCATGATCGGCTTTAA
- a CDS encoding methyltransferase domain-containing protein, whose amino-acid sequence MRTRLFTTPVRSTADVRDFFDRAAPAYAEQHGHPDRLLKYRVGLIKRHARPRNHEVVLDVGCGNGHHLQALAADIGQGIGVDLSPAMIEIARVRQRESTGQARLSFFSDDAQTLGLLAAESIDLAICVGAFEHMLDKPAVLANVRRVLKPRGRFFCLTINGGHVWYQRLAPRLGLATCHLSTDRFLNRDELLRLLFESGFSGVETGCWTFIPRGDMPAVWGTVCRALDLLGRLFRVPAWRGGLWVCGWKAE is encoded by the coding sequence ATGCGAACGAGATTGTTCACCACACCAGTGCGGAGTACGGCCGACGTCAGAGATTTCTTTGACCGGGCGGCGCCCGCGTATGCCGAGCAGCACGGCCACCCTGACCGCCTGCTCAAGTACCGCGTCGGCTTGATCAAACGCCACGCCCGCCCGCGTAACCACGAAGTCGTCCTTGATGTCGGTTGCGGCAATGGCCATCACCTTCAGGCGCTCGCCGCCGACATCGGCCAGGGCATTGGCGTTGATCTGTCTCCGGCCATGATCGAAATCGCCCGGGTGCGGCAGCGCGAGTCAACTGGGCAGGCAAGGCTCAGCTTTTTCAGCGACGACGCCCAGACGCTCGGACTGCTCGCCGCCGAGTCAATTGACCTGGCGATCTGTGTGGGCGCTTTCGAGCACATGCTCGATAAGCCAGCGGTGCTGGCCAATGTGCGCCGGGTGCTCAAGCCGCGCGGGCGGTTCTTCTGCCTGACGATTAACGGCGGCCATGTCTGGTATCAGCGACTCGCCCCCCGGCTCGGACTGGCGACCTGTCACCTTTCCACCGACAGGTTCTTGAACCGCGATGAACTGCTGCGCCTGCTGTTCGAATCCGGGTTCTCTGGTGTCGAGACTGGCTGCTGGACATTCATTCCCAGAGGCGACATGCCCGCCGTGTGGGGGACGGTCTGCCGTGCGCTGGACCTGCTTGGCAGGCTGTTTAGAGTGCCCGCCTGGCGCGGCGGCTTGTGGGTGTGCGGTTGGAAAGCAGAGTGA
- the ribA gene encoding GTP cyclohydrolase II yields the protein MSDEVKVTQIASARIPTPSGQAQLLLYASNRDDKEHLALLIGDVARQQDMLVRVHSECFTGDVLGSLRCDCGAQLSQAMELMAEAGQGILIYMRQEGRGIGLLNKLRAYNLQDQGFDTVEANLLLGHGADERDYTIAALILKHLGIHSVRLLTNNPSKTEGLEHCGITVSARLPLQSGVTSENAAYLLTKAQRMRHVLSLDRSEVALADARPRSNGRRGHAPAAHPQPTDSDDRFDGLLARLSECGRQPDRPFVTLSYAQSVDGCIAVRSGEPLALSGSESLRLTHRLRAAHDAILVGIGAVLADNPRLTVRLVEGKDPQAIVVDSQLRLPLTANLLRPGAGTVWVATTGAADRQRQERLEAAGARVLRLPADPQGKVDLAALLRCLAELGINRLMVEGGAGIITSFLAERLLDQLVLTVAPRIVGGLAAVNRSDRCERPRFPQLRNPHYQSLGDDLVLWGNPDWREA from the coding sequence ATGTCCGATGAGGTGAAAGTAACCCAAATCGCTTCCGCTCGTATCCCGACGCCGAGCGGCCAGGCTCAACTACTCCTTTATGCGAGCAACCGGGATGATAAGGAGCATCTCGCCCTGCTGATCGGCGATGTCGCTCGTCAGCAAGACATGTTGGTGCGGGTGCATTCAGAATGTTTCACCGGCGACGTGCTCGGCTCGCTGCGCTGTGATTGCGGCGCCCAGCTAAGTCAGGCAATGGAGCTAATGGCGGAAGCCGGCCAGGGCATTCTCATCTATATGCGTCAGGAGGGGCGCGGCATCGGCCTGCTCAACAAGCTGCGCGCTTACAACCTTCAGGATCAGGGCTTCGACACCGTCGAGGCGAACCTGTTGCTGGGCCACGGCGCCGACGAACGCGATTACACGATTGCGGCGCTGATTCTCAAGCACCTCGGCATTCACTCCGTGCGCCTGCTGACCAACAACCCGTCGAAGACAGAGGGCCTGGAGCACTGCGGGATTACCGTGAGCGCCCGCCTGCCATTGCAATCCGGTGTCACTTCCGAGAACGCCGCTTACCTGCTGACCAAGGCGCAGCGGATGCGCCATGTGCTGAGCCTCGACCGATCTGAGGTCGCGCTGGCCGACGCCCGCCCTCGCTCGAACGGGCGACGAGGCCATGCGCCGGCGGCGCATCCCCAGCCAACTGATTCTGATGATCGCTTCGACGGTTTGTTGGCGAGGCTGTCCGAGTGTGGCCGACAACCCGACCGCCCCTTTGTCACGCTCAGTTATGCGCAGAGTGTTGATGGCTGTATCGCCGTGCGCTCGGGCGAGCCGCTGGCTCTGAGCGGCAGTGAATCCTTGCGACTGACTCACAGACTGCGCGCCGCCCATGACGCCATCCTGGTCGGCATCGGTGCGGTGCTGGCCGACAACCCGCGGCTGACGGTGCGGCTCGTCGAAGGCAAAGACCCGCAGGCCATTGTCGTAGACAGTCAGTTGCGCTTGCCGCTGACCGCAAACCTGCTGCGTCCCGGAGCCGGGACGGTCTGGGTGGCGACGACGGGAGCCGCCGACCGTCAACGTCAAGAGCGGTTGGAAGCGGCAGGCGCTCGCGTCCTGCGCCTGCCGGCGGACCCTCAAGGGAAGGTTGATCTGGCGGCCCTGCTGCGATGTCTCGCCGAGCTGGGCATCAACCGCCTGATGGTCGAGGGCGGCGCGGGCATCATCACCAGCTTCCTCGCCGAGCGGCTGCTTGACCAACTCGTGCTGACGGTGGCACCGCGGATCGTCGGCGGCCTGGCTGCCGTCAACCGCTCGGACCGCTGCGAGCGCCCGCGGTTCCCGCAGCTTCGTAATCCGCATTACCAATCGCTGGGCGACGACCTGGTGCTTTGGGGAAACCCGGATTGGAGAGAAGCGTGA
- a CDS encoding zinc-binding alcohol dehydrogenase, which yields MKRLALYFRAPYEVSVSEETLPAPRAGEACVETLASAISAGTEGLIYRGQMPGGLRVDETIPALAGPFGYPLKYGYAAAGRVIAIGEKVAPEWQGKTVFAFQPHASHFLSPVADLLPVPATLSAEEAALLPMMETSVNFLLDGQPLIGEQVAIFGQGPIGLLTTALLARLPLASLVTLDRFALRRRKSQAMGAHASLDPEAVGASDQLAGLLQKDRPYAGADLIYELSGNPQALDQAIASCGFEGRIIIGSWYGRQAVGLDLGGRFHRSRIRLISSQVSTIADGCRGPWNKPRRLQTALQMLEQIRPAHLITHRFPLAEAAQAYALLDRRPQEAIQIILTYDGQRL from the coding sequence GTGAAGCGACTGGCTCTCTACTTCCGCGCACCCTACGAAGTCTCAGTGAGCGAAGAGACTCTGCCAGCCCCACGCGCCGGCGAGGCTTGCGTCGAGACGCTGGCGTCGGCGATTAGCGCCGGCACAGAGGGCCTGATCTATCGCGGCCAGATGCCGGGTGGCCTCCGCGTTGACGAGACGATTCCGGCGCTCGCCGGCCCGTTCGGCTACCCGCTGAAGTATGGCTACGCCGCCGCCGGGCGGGTCATTGCCATCGGTGAGAAGGTCGCGCCTGAATGGCAAGGCAAGACGGTCTTCGCCTTTCAACCGCACGCCAGCCACTTCCTCAGCCCGGTCGCAGACCTGCTGCCTGTGCCGGCGACGCTCTCGGCGGAGGAAGCCGCGCTGCTGCCGATGATGGAGACGAGCGTCAACTTTCTGTTGGATGGCCAGCCATTGATCGGCGAGCAGGTGGCCATCTTCGGACAGGGGCCGATTGGCTTATTGACAACCGCGCTGCTCGCACGGCTGCCGCTGGCGAGCCTGGTGACGCTCGACCGCTTCGCGCTACGGCGCAGGAAATCCCAGGCGATGGGTGCGCATGCCAGCCTCGACCCCGAGGCTGTCGGGGCCAGTGATCAGTTGGCGGGCTTACTGCAAAAGGATCGCCCCTACGCCGGGGCCGATCTGATCTACGAGCTGTCGGGCAATCCACAGGCGCTGGATCAGGCGATTGCGAGCTGCGGCTTCGAAGGGCGCATCATCATCGGCTCGTGGTATGGTCGGCAGGCGGTTGGCCTGGACCTCGGCGGGCGTTTCCACCGCAGCCGCATACGCCTCATCAGCAGTCAGGTCAGCACCATCGCGGACGGGTGCCGGGGGCCCTGGAATAAGCCCCGCCGCTTGCAAACCGCCTTGCAGATGCTTGAGCAGATACGCCCGGCGCATTTGATCACGCACCGCTTCCCGCTGGCCGAAGCGGCACAGGCATACGCGCTGCTCGACCGGCGTCCGCAGGAGGCGATTCAGATCATACTCACTTACGACGGCCAACGGCTTTGA
- a CDS encoding 6-carboxytetrahydropterin synthase, which translates to MYRLSVRRNLRAEHFLVGGDWGPETQPHAHDYLIEVELEGAALDRHGYLLDIVAVKAQMESLLNYFGSRRLNDLAEFAGLNPSLEQFARIFCQRLAGQIAAPNLSAITTKIWEDESAWAAYRQEPACASD; encoded by the coding sequence ATGTATAGATTGTCCGTGAGACGAAACTTGCGCGCCGAGCACTTCCTGGTCGGCGGCGACTGGGGGCCGGAGACTCAGCCGCATGCGCATGACTACCTGATCGAGGTAGAACTTGAAGGCGCGGCTTTAGACAGGCATGGCTACCTGCTCGACATTGTCGCGGTCAAGGCGCAGATGGAATCGCTGCTAAATTACTTCGGCAGCCGGCGGCTGAATGACCTGGCGGAGTTTGCCGGCTTGAATCCCAGCCTCGAACAGTTTGCGCGTATCTTCTGTCAACGCCTTGCGGGGCAGATCGCGGCGCCGAACTTGAGCGCCATCACGACGAAAATCTGGGAAGACGAGAGCGCCTGGGCGGCGTACCGGCAGGAGCCTGCATGCGCGTCGGACTGA
- a CDS encoding glycosyltransferase family 4 protein: MRVGLMIYGDPETLTGGFLYDRQLVAYLREQGDFVEIISLPWRNYGRHLADNLSPRLWGRLRAARPDVLIQDELTHPSVWMMNRWLKRRVAYPIVTLVHLLRGSESHAAWRKRVYQAVERQYFKTVDGAIFNSQTTREAAEQLTGREVPGVVAYPASDHLRYEPSLARVAERAQWPGPLRVIFVGNVLPGKGLDTLIEALRRLPPDSWRLKVVGSLTMDRAFARRIREQIARAGLTDSVALAGAVSNEEIGGCLDSNHLLVVPSRYEALGIVYLEAMACGLPVIATAAGGAHEIVRHGEVGFLTPPGDAETLAGYLRRIQQQPEQLLEMSLAAYHRSRAHPTWQQSFLPVRDYLQSLAGNRGRSWSVQTVERG, translated from the coding sequence ATGCGCGTCGGACTGATGATTTATGGCGACCCTGAGACGCTGACGGGCGGCTTTCTCTACGACCGCCAGCTCGTCGCTTACTTGCGGGAGCAGGGTGATTTCGTCGAGATTATCTCGCTGCCGTGGCGAAACTATGGCCGCCATCTTGCGGATAATCTGTCGCCCCGCCTGTGGGGCCGCTTGCGGGCGGCGCGGCCCGACGTGCTCATTCAAGACGAGCTGACTCACCCTTCAGTGTGGATGATGAACCGCTGGTTGAAGCGCCGCGTTGCTTATCCAATCGTCACACTTGTGCATCTCCTGCGCGGCAGCGAATCACATGCGGCCTGGCGCAAGCGAGTCTATCAGGCGGTCGAGCGCCAATACTTCAAGACTGTGGATGGCGCGATCTTCAATAGCCAGACGACGCGCGAAGCCGCGGAGCAGCTCACAGGGCGCGAGGTTCCGGGCGTGGTCGCCTATCCCGCAAGCGACCATTTGCGCTATGAGCCGTCGCTGGCGCGAGTGGCCGAGCGGGCGCAGTGGCCCGGCCCCTTGCGCGTCATCTTTGTCGGTAACGTGCTTCCCGGCAAAGGGCTTGACACCTTGATCGAGGCATTGCGCCGCTTGCCGCCCGACAGTTGGCGGTTGAAGGTCGTCGGCAGCCTGACGATGGATCGGGCGTTCGCGCGGCGCATCCGCGAGCAGATCGCCCGCGCCGGATTGACGGACTCGGTGGCCCTGGCGGGCGCCGTGTCGAATGAAGAGATTGGTGGCTGCCTCGACAGCAACCACCTCCTGGTCGTGCCGTCACGTTACGAAGCCCTCGGCATCGTCTATCTTGAGGCCATGGCTTGCGGCCTGCCGGTCATCGCGACGGCGGCGGGCGGCGCGCACGAAATTGTGCGCCACGGCGAGGTCGGGTTCTTGACCCCTCCGGGCGACGCCGAGACGCTCGCCGGCTATCTGCGGCGAATTCAGCAACAGCCTGAACAACTGCTCGAAATGAGCCTTGCGGCTTATCATCGCAGCCGCGCCCACCCGACGTGGCAACAAAGCTTCTTGCCGGTGCGCGACTACTTGCAATCGCTGGCCGGAAATCGCGGCAGGTCGTGGTCAGTCCAGACCGTCGAGCGGGGATGA
- a CDS encoding methyltransferase domain-containing protein: MRRTSPQWRLVILITYNEIPAYYDWLSRYVQLANWLAYRDRFASFTMHKQLAVPPPSEAAHGRTAGLEHVNDRLLAAAQLPAQPRVLDAGCGFGGTIFHWQRRIGGTYDGLTLSRVQLGVARREARRRGIEGDCRFHLQSYDTPVAGEYDAVVAIESLIHSRGLNTTIPNLAASLRPGGLMVILDDMAKGDIDDEAPAEAKALRDHWGCAHYHTQQDYWQALSRADLEVVHEDDLTQQVRPRDPALLARLGKRYDWLYKAIPLTSARTVLSAYIGGLALEWLYLKAQVCYKLVVARKGAGQE, from the coding sequence ATGAGACGAACGAGCCCGCAATGGAGGTTAGTAATCTTGATTACCTACAACGAAATTCCGGCGTATTACGACTGGCTGTCGCGCTACGTCCAGCTCGCCAACTGGCTGGCGTATCGCGACCGCTTCGCCAGCTTCACCATGCACAAACAACTGGCGGTGCCGCCGCCGAGTGAAGCGGCGCACGGGCGGACGGCGGGACTGGAGCACGTCAACGACCGGCTGCTGGCCGCCGCGCAACTGCCTGCTCAACCGCGAGTGCTCGACGCCGGCTGCGGCTTCGGGGGAACGATCTTCCACTGGCAGCGCCGCATCGGCGGCACTTACGACGGGCTGACCTTGAGCCGCGTGCAACTGGGTGTGGCGCGGCGCGAAGCCCGCCGGCGCGGAATCGAGGGCGATTGCCGCTTCCACTTGCAAAGTTATGACACGCCCGTGGCCGGCGAGTATGACGCCGTCGTCGCCATCGAGTCGCTCATCCATTCGCGCGGTCTCAACACGACGATCCCGAACCTCGCCGCGAGCCTGCGTCCCGGCGGCTTGATGGTCATCCTTGACGACATGGCCAAGGGCGACATCGATGACGAAGCGCCGGCAGAGGCGAAGGCCCTGCGCGATCACTGGGGCTGCGCACACTACCACACGCAACAGGACTACTGGCAGGCCCTGAGCCGCGCCGACCTGGAGGTGGTTCACGAGGATGACCTGACGCAGCAAGTACGACCGAGGGACCCGGCATTGCTCGCACGGCTGGGTAAGCGCTACGACTGGCTCTACAAAGCAATCCCCCTGACCTCTGCGCGCACCGTGCTGTCGGCCTATATCGGCGGCCTGGCGCTGGAGTGGCTCTACCTGAAAGCGCAGGTGTGCTACAAGCTGGTGGTCGCGCGCAAGGGCGCGGGGCAGGAATGA
- a CDS encoding polysaccharide deacetylase family protein: MGLNPYLKMLGFGATDRVVLINADDIGMCQATLPAFLDLADGGLITGASVMVPCPWFPAVADCCRRRPAVDIGVHLTLTSEWDSYRWGPISTCDPASGLIDAEGYFYRNQSMWERRDPRAIDAEMRAQVGRARQAGLDLTHLNAHMFATLDTRLIDRYVGLAFDERLPVLMVRQPQWVEILSERALSDWEARGLPVFDHMREMYLNRPAEGRLEQAREIFDDLPAGLTYLMIHPAQDSPELRAIADDWRQRVADYQTFMSAELRDHVKESGVRVIGWRALRDAMRAGLGAASA; the protein is encoded by the coding sequence ATGGGCCTAAACCCTTATTTGAAGATGCTGGGATTCGGCGCTACGGACCGAGTTGTCCTGATCAATGCCGATGACATCGGCATGTGCCAGGCGACGCTGCCGGCCTTCCTCGACCTCGCGGACGGCGGGTTAATCACGGGCGCATCGGTGATGGTGCCGTGTCCCTGGTTCCCGGCTGTGGCCGATTGTTGTCGGCGTCGCCCGGCGGTCGACATCGGCGTCCACCTGACGCTCACGAGTGAATGGGATAGTTACCGCTGGGGGCCGATCTCGACCTGCGACCCGGCGTCGGGGCTGATCGACGCGGAGGGCTATTTCTACCGCAATCAATCGATGTGGGAACGCCGCGACCCGCGGGCGATTGACGCAGAGATGCGCGCGCAAGTTGGCCGCGCCAGGCAAGCGGGCCTCGACCTGACGCACCTCAACGCCCACATGTTTGCGACCCTCGACACGCGGCTGATTGACCGCTACGTCGGCCTGGCCTTCGACGAGCGGCTGCCGGTGCTGATGGTCAGGCAGCCGCAGTGGGTCGAAATCCTTTCCGAGCGAGCCCTCAGTGATTGGGAAGCGCGGGGGCTTCCGGTCTTCGATCACATGCGAGAGATGTATCTGAACCGGCCCGCCGAAGGTCGGTTAGAGCAAGCCAGGGAGATTTTTGACGACCTGCCGGCGGGCTTGACCTATTTGATGATCCACCCGGCGCAGGACTCGCCCGAATTGCGGGCCATTGCGGATGATTGGCGGCAGCGGGTCGCGGATTATCAAACCTTCATGAGCGCCGAGCTGCGTGACCACGTGAAAGAATCCGGCGTCCGTGTGATCGGCTGGCGGGCGCTGCGCGACGCCATGCGGGCGGGGCTCGGCGCGGCGTCTGCGTGA
- a CDS encoding multicopper oxidase domain-containing protein — MAKSDERELQDVETAQAAPATKAERIRATRRQFLKQALAVTSGIALAEILPPALFAADPQGATCPTGLPELVKVQELDSQGTGKLQAVIKVLNGNRVIPGRTDNPMLRYFAGFKPTDLRNPVWPDAAQKNNAGPGPTLRCEIGDSVQITLLNEVNVGAFQGSLYSGEQGSTTGCDEVTKAGSTATTDTNWYPANDLYPNCFHASSASNLHFHGTHVTPSTTGDNILVNIQPQANLTPDKEKQIVDWFEKGVFSKGEAVKSYNELPEEWRKDQMGPAGTPEGGLVGQYDQTAPFNGGNGLPDKLKLWPKNDATIKAGEWPQYFVGSYPVCFRVPRYKPGDPALQMGQAPGTHWYHAHKHGSTSVNLFNGMAGALIITDNQPGGYDRVLRDYYRQQGELPEKVLVFQQIGDTLQMMIANQALVAAPPLFINGQKTPVIKMRPNQTQLWRMINATVSTFLTGQFVACGTSTGNLNCRQTAQDGVQLSRPNYAKQVLGNTGQTPIASTQPMAPGNRIDLLVRAPSNTGTYVMQTIGNRPAPLLYVSVEDTPVTPRDFPSEAAFPDIPEFLRRDITAQEVQVRRELNYGTYVPNIPGQLRQPPLRIWTINGKQFEDGVINQQIKLGAIEEWTVFNTTTQAAHPFHIHVNPFQVVEIFDPNTMTAPLRLQPPYVWWDTFPIPKAKQDSTTKNVIASGYFKMRSRFVDFTGLYVNHCHILGHEDRGMMQLVEVCKDLANCGTHTHLSHH; from the coding sequence ATGGCAAAGTCGGATGAACGAGAACTCCAGGATGTCGAGACGGCGCAGGCCGCCCCGGCGACAAAAGCGGAGCGAATCCGCGCCACCCGCCGGCAGTTTCTGAAACAGGCCCTAGCCGTCACGTCCGGCATCGCCCTGGCCGAAATTCTGCCGCCCGCCCTATTCGCCGCCGATCCCCAGGGCGCGACCTGTCCAACCGGCCTGCCGGAGCTGGTCAAGGTCCAAGAGCTCGACAGCCAGGGGACGGGGAAACTACAGGCCGTCATCAAGGTGCTCAATGGCAACCGCGTCATCCCCGGCAGGACCGACAATCCCATGCTGCGCTACTTTGCCGGCTTCAAGCCTACCGACCTGCGCAACCCGGTGTGGCCGGACGCGGCGCAGAAGAATAATGCCGGGCCCGGCCCGACGCTGCGCTGCGAGATCGGCGACAGCGTGCAGATCACCCTGCTCAACGAAGTCAATGTCGGGGCCTTCCAGGGGTCGCTCTATTCCGGCGAACAGGGCTCAACGACGGGCTGTGATGAAGTCACCAAGGCAGGCTCGACCGCCACGACCGACACCAACTGGTATCCGGCCAACGACCTCTATCCCAACTGCTTCCATGCTTCGAGCGCCTCGAATCTCCACTTCCACGGGACGCACGTTACGCCGTCAACCACCGGCGATAACATCCTGGTCAACATCCAGCCGCAGGCGAACCTGACGCCCGACAAAGAGAAGCAGATCGTGGACTGGTTCGAGAAGGGGGTCTTCAGCAAAGGCGAGGCCGTCAAGAGCTATAATGAACTGCCGGAGGAATGGCGGAAGGATCAGATGGGGCCTGCCGGCACCCCGGAGGGCGGGCTAGTCGGCCAGTATGACCAGACCGCGCCTTTCAATGGCGGCAACGGCCTCCCCGATAAGTTGAAGTTATGGCCCAAGAATGACGCCACCATCAAGGCGGGCGAATGGCCGCAGTACTTCGTCGGCTCCTACCCCGTCTGCTTCCGCGTCCCGAGGTATAAGCCGGGAGACCCGGCGCTCCAGATGGGCCAGGCTCCGGGGACGCACTGGTACCACGCGCATAAGCATGGCTCGACTTCCGTCAACCTCTTCAATGGCATGGCCGGGGCGTTGATCATCACCGACAACCAGCCCGGCGGGTACGACCGGGTGCTGCGCGATTATTACCGACAGCAGGGCGAGTTGCCGGAGAAGGTCCTTGTCTTTCAGCAGATCGGCGACACGCTCCAGATGATGATCGCCAACCAGGCCCTGGTGGCGGCGCCGCCCTTGTTCATAAACGGGCAGAAGACGCCGGTCATCAAGATGCGGCCCAACCAGACGCAGTTGTGGCGCATGATCAACGCTACGGTGTCGACGTTTCTCACCGGCCAGTTCGTGGCTTGCGGCACCAGCACGGGGAATTTGAACTGCCGGCAGACGGCGCAGGATGGGGTGCAGTTGTCCCGCCCCAACTACGCGAAACAGGTGCTGGGCAACACGGGCCAAACGCCCATCGCTTCTACTCAGCCGATGGCACCGGGCAACCGCATCGACCTGCTCGTTCGGGCGCCGAGCAATACGGGCACCTATGTGATGCAGACCATCGGTAACAGACCCGCGCCGCTCCTGTATGTCTCGGTTGAGGATACGCCGGTTACTCCCAGAGACTTCCCATCAGAGGCGGCCTTCCCCGATATACCGGAGTTCCTGCGCAGAGACATCACGGCCCAGGAGGTGCAGGTGCGGCGCGAGCTCAACTACGGCACCTACGTGCCGAACATTCCGGGCCAGCTCCGCCAGCCGCCGCTGCGCATCTGGACAATCAACGGCAAGCAGTTCGAGGACGGCGTCATCAACCAGCAGATCAAGCTGGGCGCAATCGAGGAGTGGACGGTCTTCAACACGACTACGCAGGCCGCCCACCCCTTCCACATCCACGTCAACCCGTTCCAGGTCGTCGAGATCTTCGACCCAAACACGATGACAGCGCCGCTGAGGCTCCAGCCGCCGTACGTCTGGTGGGATACCTTCCCCATCCCCAAGGCGAAGCAGGACTCGACGACCAAGAACGTCATCGCCAGCGGCTACTTCAAGATGCGCAGCCGCTTCGTCGATTTCACCGGCCTGTACGTGAATCACTGCCACATCCTCGGCCACGAGGACCGCGGCATGATGCAGTTGGTCGAGGTCTGCAAGGACCTGGCGAATTGCGGTACGCATACGCACCTGAGCCATCACTAA